Part of the Sodalis praecaptivus genome, AACCTAAATAGGCTCAATAACTATGCCAAACGCAAGTTTGAAAATATTAAGAAACCATAGATTCAATCAATATCGACAAGATGTATGTTTTACCAAAGATTTTATGAGATTTTGTTCCAAGAATAATTTATCGGCAAAGAACTTAACCAGGGGACATATTTCATGTATTTGCCCCTCTGATCTTGTGAGATGTTCAAGCATTAGCTTTGCAGGACGCTGCCAAGAAGCCTATGAAAAAAGCCGCAATAGTTTCTTGGGAGAAGAAACACCCTTAATTGCCGTCGAAGTAAGGTCGCGCGCTGCTAAAAAGCTGTATCGCTGCGCCTGTCCGCCCGATCCTTGTGCGACGAAAGACTTCTATAATCAGTGCCGAATGCATAAAGTAATGAATATGCATCCGGTTGACGCAGCCGAGGCAGAGATCAGGTTTCATCCCAAAGGATACCCTGAAAAATACCGACTTACTGAGTTGGTTACGCGCTTGACCGCTTTGACCTGTTTATGTCCTCCCTTAGCACCGGCGAATGCTATTATGGCGTTTCCGTCTTCATGATGATCGTGTTAACCAGCATCAACTGAGACAGTATACAGTTTGAACCCTGATGGCACGGGAAGGCAACGGCGATAGCGCGAAGGGGCGGGTTCGCGCCTGATATGAGGGTGACCTTGCCGCTATCGTTGTGCCATTTACCCGTGCTTATACAATCGCATTTGGCAGATTCTACCATCGCAAGCCGGCACCCTCTATTAGGCTATAGCGGCATCCGCTTTTGTGCAGTCGCGGCATTTCTGATAAACCGGTGCCACCGCCGCACTCTTCTGCACGTTAACGTTTACCCTGCCGCGGCCCAAGCAAGGTTCGCAAAGGGTCTATCGGGCCTGATGTAAAGGTGTTTTGCCGTTTTATGATTTTGATTTGTGGGAGCTGCACCTTATACATCGGCCATTCTGCGTTCATGCTCAATGAGCCATTTTTTCCGCCATAAACCGCCGCCGTAACCCGTTAAGCCGCCGTCAGCCCCGATAACGCGATGGCATGGAATAATAATGGCGATTTGATTAGCGCCATTTGCCCTGGCTACCGATCGCGTGGCTGAGGGGTTGTTGATTTGCCTGGCGATAGCCGAATAACTGCGGAGTTCTCCCAAAGGAATATTTCTCAGTTCATCCCAAACAAGATGATTGAAAGGGGTACCAAACTTTGCGAGTGGCGTGCTGAACTCTGTAAGCTTTCCTGAAAAATAGCGCTTTAGCTCTTCTTCGACCAAATTAATGGACTCTTCGCGGCCCATGACGATTTCCGCCGAGGTTAAAACTTTCAATTTCTCCATTTCAACCGGCAAGGCTTTTCGATCTATGAATTCAAGCAGATAAAGAGCAAACCTGTCCGCAATAGCAATCATTGTCCCTATCGGAGTCTCCAACCAGTCAGACTTTAGTAATGAGCGAGTCTGAATGTTCCTGGGAGAAACGCCCAGATGACGCGTGATGGCATTCCTGAATCCGCTGCCGGAATCATAGCTGGCGTGTAATTGCGCATCGATAACTGACGCGCCATCGTTGAGAGAGGCCACGCTCCTTCCAATTCTGCGTAAACGCGCAATTTCAAGGAAGGTGATACCAAACTGCCTACGAAAAGCGCGTTTAACGGTGGAAGGATCGTAACCGCGTATAGCGATCTCGCTTTCCGACCACCTTTTCTCCGGTTGCTCCTCTAACGCATTAAGGAGTGCGTCTATCAGGGGCTCGCGTGTCAGGCCCGCGTTCATCGGCCGGCACCGCTTGCAAGGCCGGAATCCCGCTTCCAGAGCGGCAGCGATGGAGGAATAAAAGCTCGTATTTTCACGCTTTGGTTTGCGTGCAGGGCAGGTTAATTTACAAAAGATCCCTGTACTCTTGACACCGACGTAGGCAAAGCCTTCGTAAGAAGGATCTCTTGCAATGAGTGCTTGGTATAGGATCGCATCGTCAGGTATATCGAAGAGCATCGTCAGTATCTCTTACTGGGAATTCGAGGTTAAATTTGATATTACTACACCGTTATAATGCCAACGACTAAAATCGGGCAGGTATTTTTCTTTACGCTTATTTGCGCTCAATGACTGTTTTTTTCGATAATGGACTATTTTAGCTCACCCAAGGCCATGTTTTCAGAATAATACACCGCCAGAACTGATAACATCTTCCCGCCTTGGGCAATGGAAATCGGGTTATGGCGCATGGTGCTTGCGGCGGTAGGTAGTTGGTTTAACAAACGCTCTTAAGGTTCAGCCTGAGAGCATGCGGTCGTGCTCCCGCACCTTGCCCTAAACTCGCTTTAATCTTGTTCTTGTCTCGCCTATCGACCAGCAAAGGGCGTTGCCAAACTGACTGTGGCCGACGGAGGTGCTCCGTCAGCAAAGGGTTATAGCACCCAGAAACCGTGCGTACCGTCTTTCGTCAATTGTGCAACCAATCCATACTCCCAATCCAGATAAGCCTGCATAACGGCCTCCGGTACCTCTGTACCCTCATAAGGCCGCCGGTAACGATCGATCCGCGGGGACAGTAGCCGGTTTTCCCCCTGCTCCAACGGCAAATTCTCCGCTTTCCAGGCGGCATTGCCACCATTCAATACATAAACCGGTTTACCGGTAAGCCGTTCAATTTCATTGACCCTGTAAGGGGCCAGCTGGCCGGTGCCACAGGTGACAACGTAACGGGCTGCGAGCGGAAGGGCGTGCGTCGCGCCCAACGGGCGAAGATCCGATCCTAACAGCCAATAGGCACCGGGAATATGGCCAGACACATAATTCGCGCTGGCGCTAACATCCAGCACCAGGGTGTCGCTTTCCCGTAGCCAGACGGCAAGGCGCGTAGCGTCTACCCGCTGCTGGGGCGGCAAAACGGGCAACGGGGGTTGCCAAGGACCCCGTTCGCCGAAATCACCGGCGGTGACATCATCTAGCACCCAGACCCGCCAGTTCATCTGGGACAGCCACGAGGCTGTCATATCGGCGCGCACTTTCTTGTCATCAATCAGAACAATACTGGCGCCGCGAACGCTGGCATACTGATCGGTTTCCTGTACCAACTGCCCCCCCGCAACCGGCCTGGCGCCGGGCAAATGCCCCGCTTGGTACTCTTCCTGCGAACGTACATCGAACAGATAAAGAGTGCGATCGGGATCGGATTGCCATTGCCGCAATAGCGGCAAGCCGATACGCTGAACGCCAGCGCGATCGGCGACCGCTCGTGCTGATTCGCCGGCAAGGCGGGCCGCAGCGTCGCCCGTTTCCCCGTAGCGCCGCACTTGGCCACGCTCGAGGGGTTGTCCCGCCAACGTCCAGCCGATCGTTCCGTTGCGTAAAGCGAAAACCGGATTATTGATGCCGGCATTCACTAAAGACTGCGTGCCGATAATACTGCGGGTGCGGCCGGCGCAGTTGACAATCACCCGCGTCGCAGGGGACGGCACCAAATCCCGCACCCGCAACACCAGCTCAGCACCAGGCACGCTGATGCTGCCGGGAATACTCATCGTATGGTATTCATCGAAACGGCGAACATCCAGTACTACCACGTCCGACTGGCTAGCCAACAGCGTCTGGACCTCTTGTGCGGTCAAAGACGGCGTATGCCGTTGATGCTCTACCCATTCACCAAACGCCTTACTGGGCGAATTGACGTCGCTGAACAGTTCTTCTCCCGCCGCCTTCCAGCCGGCAAGCCCGTCCTTGAGCAAAGCCACATCGGTATAGCCCAGCGCCACCAGGCGATGGGCCGCCGCCAAGGCGAGCCCTTCGCTATTATCATAAAGCGTTATCGGCGTGGTAAGGCGCGGAATGCGCGCGCCGACTTCAATCTCGAGCCGGGAGAGAGGGATATTAACGGCGAAGAGCGGATGGGCTGTGGCAAACGGCGCCTCTTCCCGAACATCCACTAACGCCAGCTCCTGCCGTGCCAACAATGCCTGCCGAATGGCTTCGGAGTCTCTCACTGCAAATGAAAATGGATTA contains:
- a CDS encoding bifunctional transcriptional activator/DNA repair enzyme AdaA, with amino-acid sequence MLFDIPDDAILYQALIARDPSYEGFAYVGVKSTGIFCKLTCPARKPKRENTSFYSSIAAALEAGFRPCKRCRPMNAGLTREPLIDALLNALEEQPEKRWSESEIAIRGYDPSTVKRAFRRQFGITFLEIARLRRIGRSVASLNDGASVIDAQLHASYDSGSGFRNAITRHLGVSPRNIQTRSLLKSDWLETPIGTMIAIADRFALYLLEFIDRKALPVEMEKLKVLTSAEIVMGREESINLVEEELKRYFSGKLTEFSTPLAKFGTPFNHLVWDELRNIPLGELRSYSAIARQINNPSATRSVARANGANQIAIIIPCHRVIGADGGLTGYGGGLWRKKWLIEHERRMADV
- a CDS encoding rhodanese homology domain-containing protein, with product MNNPFSFAVRDSEAIRQALLARQELALVDVREEAPFATAHPLFAVNIPLSRLEIEVGARIPRLTTPITLYDNSEGLALAAAHRLVALGYTDVALLKDGLAGWKAAGEELFSDVNSPSKAFGEWVEHQRHTPSLTAQEVQTLLASQSDVVVLDVRRFDEYHTMSIPGSISVPGAELVLRVRDLVPSPATRVIVNCAGRTRSIIGTQSLVNAGINNPVFALRNGTIGWTLAGQPLERGQVRRYGETGDAAARLAGESARAVADRAGVQRIGLPLLRQWQSDPDRTLYLFDVRSQEEYQAGHLPGARPVAGGQLVQETDQYASVRGASIVLIDDKKVRADMTASWLSQMNWRVWVLDDVTAGDFGERGPWQPPLPVLPPQQRVDATRLAVWLRESDTLVLDVSASANYVSGHIPGAYWLLGSDLRPLGATHALPLAARYVVTCGTGQLAPYRVNEIERLTGKPVYVLNGGNAAWKAENLPLEQGENRLLSPRIDRYRRPYEGTEVPEAVMQAYLDWEYGLVAQLTKDGTHGFWVL